From the genome of Loxodonta africana isolate mLoxAfr1 chromosome 4, mLoxAfr1.hap2, whole genome shotgun sequence:
ACCCGCCAGCAGCGCGCCAGAGCCCGAGACCGGTGAGTGCCAGCCCGCCGCGGCCGCCGAGCCTAGGgaagccgccgccgccgccgccgccaagATGCCCGCCTTCTCCTCCTGCTTCGAGATGGTGTCCGGGGCCGCCGCCCCCGCCTCGGCCGTCGCCGCCAGCCCGGCCGGCGGGTCCTGCaagccgccgctgccgccgcacTACACGTCCACGGCGCAGATCACCGTGCGGGCCCTCGGCGCCGACAGGCTGCTTCTGCACGGGCCCGAGCCCGGCGCCCCGGCGCCCGCCGCCGCCCCGCGCGGCCGCTGCCTCCTGCTGGCCCCGACGCCCGGCGCCCCGGTCCCGCCGCGCCGGGGCTCCTCCGCCTGGCTGCTGGAGGAGCTGCTGAGGCCCGACGGCCCCGAGCCCGCCGGCCTGGACGCGGCCCGGGACGGGCCCGACAGAAACTTCCGACTGAGCGAGCACCGCCAGGCCCTGGCGGCCGCCAAGCACCGAGGCCCCGGGCCGCCCCCGGGGAGCCCGGAGCCTGGCCCCGGCTTGTGGAGCGAGGAGCACCCGGTGGAGAGGAGCCCCCGGGGCTGGGAGACGGGCGGCGACTCTGCGGGCGCGGACGAGGCGCGGCGGCCCGACCCGGAGGCCGAGGCGCCCCCCACGAGGGGCGGCGAGGGCGCCCAGAGAAGCGCGGCGGAGGCGGGAATCGTCGCCAGGTCGGATCCCAGAGACGAGAAACTGGCCCTGTACCTGGCGGAGGTGGAGAAGCAGGACAAGTACCTGCGACAGAGGAATAAGTACCGATTTCACATCATTCCCGACGGCAATTGCCTCTACCGAGCGGTCAGCAAGACGGTGTACGGAAACCAGAGCCTGCACCGGGAGCTGAGGGAACAGACGGTGCACTACATCGCTGATCATCTCGACCACTTCAGCCCCCTGATCGAGGGGGACGTGGGGGAGTTTCTCATCGCCGCGGCCCAAGACGGGGCGTGGGCCGGGTACCCCGAACTGCTGGCGATGGGACAGATGCTGAATGTGAATATACATTTAACGACAGGAGGGAGGTTGGAGAGCCCCACCGTGTCTACCATGATCCACTATTTGGGCCCCGAGGATTCCCTAAGGCCTAGTATTTGGCTCAGTTGGCTCAGCAATGGACACTATGATGCGGTATTTGATCACTCATACCCTAACCCGGAGTATGACAATTGGTGCAAACAAACTCAAGTGCAAAGAAAACGCGATGAAGAGCTTGCCAAATCCATGGCAATATCTCTATCCAAAATGTATATTGAACAAAATGCAtgctcttgaaatgtttgaaaacCAACACCCTGGGAAAATTGCCTAAGTAGCTTGTGTTTGGAGAATTACACGAACTCAGAGTAATAGCACTTTTAAACTTCCTCGTAGATGTACTGTAGATGTAATGCCTtaatcttggttttttttttttttttttcctgttttctcccCAGAGCTGAAGATTGCTGGGCACCTAAATGATGTTTTATGAGAGCTTTGGGTAATCCTACAGCTATTTATAATTTGCTGTATAAAGTTAGCACTACTTGATTTGCAAGCTAATTTCTCACAGTGTAAATTCGTTCATTCCTGGCAGTCTATTTtctataaaaatgtatttttgcaCAACACTTTTAAAAATTGGTGTACCTTCATCTGTGACGTGTTCCGTTTTGACAAACAGCTTTCAGGCATAATTCCAGAGAAGTGCTTTATATGAAGTCTATCGTTTTGAACAGAGTTTGTGATTTAATAGttattttatgttgttgaaatttggattTTACAATTCTTAGATAATTATTTCAGATAGGTATTGATGAGTTCATGTTATCAGATTATTGGCCCATTCCATTTTGTTTAAACGGAAACAGATTTGTCGTTTTGGGATCTTTATTTTTCTAGAAATGGTCAGTCTTTTAAAGAAGTACTTAAGGGAACGTTgcggggagatttttttttttttttttagggatagtACCAGCACTTACTTGAATGAGAGTCAGAGATTTGCAGATGGCAGAGTGATTCTTCTGTACTCTGGTTGATGTTTAAGTAGATTGTCTGGTGCTCTCAGtttgtatttgtcattttgttataGAAGGATTTTCACATGGTATAAAACTTTGTGACAAGATAAGCCTCCTGCTTTGTATAGCTACTTGGATTCACCCAAGGTATTTAAAAACTAATAGCATAAATGCCTCCAACTTTGGCAGTTATTTTATAGCAGGAGAATATTGTCTTAATATTCTCAAGGCAAAATAGGATTGCCCTGTAttatataaaaatgtttgtaAGCAGAGCTTATATGGTTTGCTGGGTCAAACAATGTTACCAACCTGAAATCTATCTCATTTCCACATTAACTATTTTGGTCATATTTATTAAGTAATGCAGTTTGTACTTTTTTATTTTGtaacattttgtgatttttgtacatttctgtATTTGTACAATAGATCAATTCTCAGCtgatggaatgaatgaataaaatgcataattttacttttaaatgccTTTTTGGATAAAGTGATTTTAAAATGATATGTCTTCTGTTAGGAACCTTTCTTACATGCAcactgtttgcttttttttccatGTGTGAAGTTGCCCCAGAGTAATGAGAGCGTTTTTCTAAAGCTTCAATGAACAGGATTGGGTAATCGTTACCAATTTCAAAAGGATAAATCTCACAGTGAAGTGTAGTTTAAAGGTGGAGTAACTAAAGAAATTGCTTTCATTACTTCTAATTATCATGCCTATCTAAAATTATAAATGCATCTATTGGCTATTGAACAGGGAAGTGCAAGTATTTTGTTAAGCGGCACAATGTCTGATTAAACGTCAGAGGTTTGTGTTCCACGCACTCTCAGCATAGATTTAATGTTTTAAAGAGTAACTACAACCAGTGTCCTAAGTTTTATCTAGTCTGGTCTCTTGGGACCATATGAATCTATTAATTTTGAGATGTTTTAGCAGGTTTAGTTGAAAAAATGCACGTGTGTACGTAATGCTGCGTGTGTCTTCTAGTATTGCAGAATAAAAACAGCTAcattggaatttttatttttgagtcGGTTGTTTAGACGGGATGGCATAGACACACCTGAGCTGGAGTTCGTTGTTGAACTTCATCTTTGGGAGAATGGCCTTGGTTATCAAGGAAAGATACTTCTCAAAGGTTTAAATGTTAACCAGTCATGGATCTATTTTTTGTTTAAGGGAAGATAAGTTTTGCATCATGACTTTACTAATTAAGGTAATTTGAGgagaaaaatacatttatttgaaTTATGTGACTACTAAATATGGTTATCTTTTTCACTAGAGCTGTCAGATTTGGGAATTCCTAATATTTACAGAATGAAAGATGTGTTAGGTGTAAGTTCCTCAAAAGCATTAATATTTCTGTGAGCCCGTTACTATTTTAAGCGGGTTCCGTTGTGTTGCTCTGTttcattttcaaatgaaaatCTCGAGTCCTTGATTTTGATTTCTTCCGGGAAGTTCCTTGTAAGGCAGGAGTGGAAGGATTTTAACtgaaatgtgatttttaaaaaaataatttattttttttgttgaaaatacacacagcagaacacataccaattcagtttctacatgtacgattcattaacatttattacattctttgagttgtgcaaccattctcaacctCCGTTTCCTAGTTGTTCTTCCCCTAGTGACAAATTctttgccccctaaggttcctgtctaacctTCCTAGTTTCTGTTGTCAGTatgatcccatatacatagttctttaaaatagcacaatgctcagggcagatattctttactaattaagcaaaattattgtttggtttagggaagacttcaggagatagtgTAAGGTTTAAGacccataagtttttttttttttttaaatgtaggtgaaaatttacatagcaaattaggttctcatttaacaa
Proteins encoded in this window:
- the OTUD1 gene encoding OTU domain-containing protein 1, which encodes MQLYSSVCTHYPAGAPGPTAAAAAAPAAAAPFKVSLQPPGPASSAPEPETGECQPAAAAEPREAAAAAAAKMPAFSSCFEMVSGAAAPASAVAASPAGGSCKPPLPPHYTSTAQITVRALGADRLLLHGPEPGAPAPAAAPRGRCLLLAPTPGAPVPPRRGSSAWLLEELLRPDGPEPAGLDAARDGPDRNFRLSEHRQALAAAKHRGPGPPPGSPEPGPGLWSEEHPVERSPRGWETGGDSAGADEARRPDPEAEAPPTRGGEGAQRSAAEAGIVARSDPRDEKLALYLAEVEKQDKYLRQRNKYRFHIIPDGNCLYRAVSKTVYGNQSLHRELREQTVHYIADHLDHFSPLIEGDVGEFLIAAAQDGAWAGYPELLAMGQMLNVNIHLTTGGRLESPTVSTMIHYLGPEDSLRPSIWLSWLSNGHYDAVFDHSYPNPEYDNWCKQTQVQRKRDEELAKSMAISLSKMYIEQNACS